The genomic window TGCACCCGGCCCAGTGCGTACAGGCTGCGGGAGAGGAAGACGTGGTCGCCCTCCTCCTCGGACGCCTGGGCGCTGCGACGCGCGTAGCTGACGGCGCGCGCGAAACTCCCGCCCGCCGTCTCGGCGAGCGCCAGCGCGAACCAGCCGGGGCCGGGGGAGAGGCCCGCCTCCAGGGTCAGCGCGAGCGACCGCTCGGCGTGCGACAGCGCAGCGGAGCAGTGGCCCTGCCGGGCCTCGACCTCCGCGAGGGTACGGAACAGCTCGATGGTGTCCTCCACCGTGCCGCGGCGCTCGACCAGGGGCAGCAGGGCGCCCAACTGGTCGCGGGCGTCGGAGAGCCGGTCGTCGAAGAGGGCGTGACGGATCGTCAGGATCTGGGCCGTGTTCCGGATCCCCAGCGGTCGCTCGACCAGTTCCAGCGCCCGCGCCTCGGCGAGCACCCGCTCCGAGCCGGGCGACCCCAGCACCCGTTCCATCCGCGCCTGGACGGTGAGGGCCCGGACCGCCGTCATCCGGTCGCCGACCGACCCGGCGAGCGCCGCCGACTCGACGGCGGCGGCCCGGGACCGTACCGGATCGCCGTCGGCGAGTACGTACTTCACCGCCAGCCGGAGCTGGACCGCCGCTCGCAGCGCCGTGTCGCCCTCCGAGTCCTCCATCGCGTGCACATAGATCTCGTCGAGACCCGTGAGCCCCTGCCCGGCCGTGTCCAGCACCGCGAGCCGCGCCCGCACCCGGTCGGCCGGTGACGCGTCACGGCTCAGCAGGTCCGAGGCGGCGCGCATCGCCAGATCGGCGCGGGCCGCGCGGGCCGCCTCCTCTGCGGCGTCCACGAGCCGGGCGATCCGTTGCGCGGCGTGGCCGCCGGGCGTGGACTCGGCGGCGAGCAGGGCGAGTTCGGCGGCGAGCGCGCTGTTGCCGCGCCGCCGTGCGGTGTCGGCGGCCGCGGCGACCTCGGCGGCCAGCTCCTCGTCGGGGACCTCCGTGGCCAGCGCCCGGTGCCGCACCTCCTCCACGGGGTCGTCCACCACCCGCGCCAGCGCCGCGTGCCCCTCGCTGCGCTCGGTCCAGCAGGCGTCGTGCACCAGCGTCGACGGGAGCAGACCGGCCGTGAACGCGACCGTCCCGTCCTCGGTGAGCGACACCAGCCCGGCCCGCTCGGCCGCCGCGAGCTCGGCCTCCGCGGTGGGCCGGCCGGCGCGGCGGATCAGCGACGCGGTCGGACGCAGGGCCAGCGCCGCGAGCAGCAGCGTGCCGCGCACGGCGGGCGGCGCCGCGCCCAGCAGCTGCCGCGCCAGATCCCGGGCACGTCCCGACAGCGACAGCGCCTCCGCGTGGTGCACCGGCGTCCGGGCATCGGCCAGGGACCGCCCGACCGCGAGCGCGAGCCGCGGATTGCCGCCGCTGGCCTTGTGGATACGGCCGGCCATCCGGGACGGAAGCCGGTGGTGGATGAGGAGTTCGGCGATCTCGTCGGCGTGCAGCGGGGGCACGTTCAGCACGTCCGCCTCCGACGGCACCCACAGCGGCTCCGGCGCGTACGCGGAGTGTCCGCCCGCTTCCGGAGTCTCGACGGCGATCACGCGCAGTCCGGCCGGGGCGAGGTGCAGCGCGAACCGGAGGAGATCGGCGCTGTCGGCGTCCATCCGCTGCACACCGTCGACGACGAGCAGCACCGGCCCGCGCGCGGCGAGCCTCCGCAGGATGTGGGCGAGCGCCAGCCGCAGCGCGATCGGCTCCCACCCACCCTCGGGAACCGCCGCCTCACGGCACAGCATCGCGACGGCGTCCCGCTGGGGGCCGGGCAGCCCGGCGAGCATCTCGCCGTACGGGCCGCTCGCGTCGACCCCCTCGTAGCCGGGCGCGGTGGAGTCTTCGGCGGGCCCTGCCCCGGTGCCGGCGGGCACTCGAGTCGACCCGTCGTGCACCGCGCCGGCGGCACCGGCGGGTCCGGAACCCACCGGTTCGCCGGAGCCGTCGGCCGCGCTGCCCGCCGCGCTGCCCGCCCCGGCGGGGACGGCGGGCGCGTGGGGCGTACCCGGGGCACTGGTCGTGCCGTCCCCGTCGGGCGCGCCGCCCGGTCGGCCGGGATCCGCCGGTGGGCCGAGGGTGT from Streptomyces formicae includes these protein-coding regions:
- a CDS encoding helix-turn-helix transcriptional regulator; this encodes MTSAAYRPLRPDGTGESPAPVGRADVLARLERVLTTRGRALLTGPAGVGKTELALTLAARAESRGDTVLWLAALPTDRAIPGATAAALVAAVRARVSWPWQADAGTAGRSDTLGPPADPGRPGGAPDGDGTTSAPGTPHAPAVPAGAGSAAGSAADGSGEPVGSGPAGAAGAVHDGSTRVPAGTGAGPAEDSTAPGYEGVDASGPYGEMLAGLPGPQRDAVAMLCREAAVPEGGWEPIALRLALAHILRRLAARGPVLLVVDGVQRMDADSADLLRFALHLAPAGLRVIAVETPEAGGHSAYAPEPLWVPSEADVLNVPPLHADEIAELLIHHRLPSRMAGRIHKASGGNPRLALAVGRSLADARTPVHHAEALSLSGRARDLARQLLGAAPPAVRGTLLLAALALRPTASLIRRAGRPTAEAELAAAERAGLVSLTEDGTVAFTAGLLPSTLVHDACWTERSEGHAALARVVDDPVEEVRHRALATEVPDEELAAEVAAAADTARRRGNSALAAELALLAAESTPGGHAAQRIARLVDAAEEAARAARADLAMRAASDLLSRDASPADRVRARLAVLDTAGQGLTGLDEIYVHAMEDSEGDTALRAAVQLRLAVKYVLADGDPVRSRAAAVESAALAGSVGDRMTAVRALTVQARMERVLGSPGSERVLAEARALELVERPLGIRNTAQILTIRHALFDDRLSDARDQLGALLPLVERRGTVEDTIELFRTLAEVEARQGHCSAALSHAERSLALTLEAGLSPGPGWFALALAETAGGSFARAVSYARRSAQASEEEGDHVFLSRSLYALGRVQLVTGDVADALETLRRVQSGERAQATVDPSVLRWHEELAEALLANDAPEEAAALLAGVRPVAERLGRTTVLLGCDRAYALWLAASGKPDEAAALLTDTAAAFGAAGLPLERGRALVALARVERRRRRRSAAQSALQTAAAVFERAGAAPWLKLATETRTPAPAGAPEPAPAARGGAALSSLTEAELRLARLVGRGASNQEAAAKLYLSVKTVEARLTRIYQKLDVRSRAQLATALGSLGRRP